The Raphanus sativus cultivar WK10039 chromosome 2, ASM80110v3, whole genome shotgun sequence genome includes a region encoding these proteins:
- the LOC108842461 gene encoding LOW QUALITY PROTEIN: calcineurin-binding protein 1 (The sequence of the model RefSeq protein was modified relative to this genomic sequence to represent the inferred CDS: inserted 1 base in 1 codon) — protein sequence MFSIAAINDTESKEKWEPLAPSKEAQEFHLSQTYHDGLLKLQAKDYDKARELLESILKDPIIANSKVETITNDNHLHHLRFLALKNLATVFLELGSSHYEDALNCYLQAIDIDAKDSVLWNHLGTLSCSMGLLSISRWAFEQGLLCSPNNWNCMEKLLEVLIAIGDEVSCLSVANLILRHWPSHSRALHVKHSIEEIDPEPFAPKGIDKLEPRHVRLKFLGKRKVSDKNRDNNAASKKLKKRVQVKLPEASWVALLDTLLGIVHPPCETVGISADIPITIELDLSTEAVMQGPEKNNHCVVPDSSNVSVKDCNIQRESGGQAKEKEPAFSEEHPQERRSTRLERLRNQKPEKAELECDNSKDPSSDILQYLETFVLESGFTRVSVGSHCLNNPDPISEHSVVSNFVKDTSGNYGAYHMGHLLLEYIASKCEHRLSRDAALKILELEKLTRHWGLDRKPECSLFLAELYYDLESKGSDIPESSSCMVEVTYHLSKIIESVSLDLAIESTPNSWEKSFPDSSSKSCQGDQTATEVLDYNKRSFWARYFWLSARLSILEGKKTKALEEFFRCLALLDKEGIGESPVVIQMPHCRRIRELNIDRIMHEINLLKIDVLLEKTVPEMMEKELYSECVNLLASLLFPDKDIWTASSLKIEEGISSTELSALEVLIKACQKSKPIDVEVYLNCHRRKLQVLLESTGTGQPVLTSSTNLSENWNHSVAEEIKGILLCITQVKNFLDQLDNSNDVVAPRDCIAGIQSLLLTVMSNIVRHFLSKRYSDSQIADEIEEEQKSCFLDAAIGFCKLQQLDSTISTKYQVELIICLHDLLAEYGLCCAGKNCAGEEGSFLRFAIKHLLAVDMKVKSSINSPDGIGHDMGKLCRNEIKSFVAEVHVERNESTKTDSKKDDSEGKVIDKEKEELEEENKKIPEHTEVVAEEEKDELELLINNALDQCFFCLYGLNLRVDGSYQDELAAHENTSRGDYQTKEQCVDVFQYILPYAKSSSRTGLVKLRRVLRAIKKHFSQPPDDLLVGNVIDTFLDDPALCEDKLSCEAGSEGFLETITKCIIHSKTLSEYKVSLLHSSEPYLDVYRNLYYFLAQSEEVSASDKWPGFVLTKEGEEFVQQNANLFKYDLLYNPLRFESWEKLGNIYDEEVDLLLNDGSKHINVVGWRKNAALSQRVETSRRRSRRCLLMSLALANSPEQQSEIHELLALVYYDSLQSVVPSYDQRSVLPSKDATWTKFCENSMKHFKKAFAHRQDWSHAFYMGKLSEKLGHPYEISLSYYEQAMTLNPSAVDPVYRMHASRLKLLNACGKQNLEALKVLVSYCFDESIKDTAMAIIGTATFGSSRPLEEGQDGNLETSYAKIGEGSIQMEGVWHMLYNDSLSALGTCVEGDLKHFHKARYMLAQGLYKRGGSSDLQRAKEELSFCFKSSRSSFTINMWEIDGMVKKGRRKTPGLAGNKKALEVNLPESSRKFITCIRKYLLFYLRLLEETGDVNTLERAFNSLRSDKRFALCVEDLVPVAIGRYINALVASMSQVESGGAKITPDSQLEKIFXLFIEQGSIWPDIRNFPETKDPETSERILYRFLHQYIVSLELDNKVETLETINEKIRKRFKNPKLSNSFSAKVGRHASLAWCRALIISLASITPLHQVSSAASQAINPSSSDFLENRRVLCVDLQSGFWNSSFENPSESQMLEAKWGPVLSKIKNVLIANKVSEENLEIANSLLKSCYSYFRETASVTLPSEISLYFALPRLATAGKLLPGTEGVEVIDVSIPRKLLLWAYTLFHGHCGSISQVVKYMEENTKPKMKRGATTSSVVPSVQSGGNNEPEAAPKHVQVMVSDSLGGDSCGSTSSPV from the exons ATG TTTTCGATTGCAGCGATCAATGATACGGAGTCCAAAGAGAAGTGGGAGCCTTTAGCTCCTAGCAAGGAAGCTCAG GAGTTTCATCTGTCACAAACATATCACGATGGTCTTCTAAAGCTGCAAGCTAAAGACTACGACAAGGCTCGGGAGCTGCTAGAGTCTATCCTCAAGGATCCTATCATAGCTAACTCCAAa GTGGAGACTATCACAAACGATAATCATCTCCATCATCTCAG ATTTTTGGCTCTGAAGAATCTTGCCACTGTATTTCTTGAGCTGGGTTCTAGTCATTACGAGGATGCTCTAAACTGTTATCTTCAAGCTATAGACATAGATGCAAAAGATTCTGTGCTGTGGAACCATCTTGGAACTCTATCATGCTCTATGGGATTGCTGAGTATTTCACGATGGGCATTTGAACAAGGACTTCTTTGCAGCCCAAATAATT GGAACTGCATGGAGAAACTTCTAGAAGTTCTCATTGCCATAGGTGATGAAGTTTCCTGTCTTTCAGTTGCAAATCTGATTTTGAGGCATTGGCCATCGCATTCTCGTGCTCTGCATGTGAAACATTCTATTGAAGAAATAGATCCAGAACCTTTTGCGCCCAAGGGTATAGATAAGCTTGAACCTCGGCACGTTCGGCTCAAATTTCTTGGCAAAAGAAAGGTGTCTGACAAGAATCGGGACAACAATGCTGCTTCCAAGAAGTTGAAAAAAAGAGTGCAAGTTAAACTTCCTGAGGCGTCATGGGTGGCACTACTAGATACTTTACTTGGGATAGTGCATCCTCCGTGTGAAACTGTGGGCATATCAGCTGACATTCCAATCACCATTGAATTAGATCTTAGTACAGAAGCTGTAATGCAGGGTCCGGAAAAGAATAATCATTGTGTGGTACCAGATTCAAGTAATGTGTCTGTTAAGGATTGCAACATCCAAAGAGAAAGTGGTGGTCAGGCTAAAGAAAAAGAGCCTGCGTTTTCTGAAGAACACCCTCAAGAGAGGCGGAGTACTCGGCTTGAACGTCTTCGGAACCAGAAACCTGAGAAGGCAGAGCTAGAGTGTGATAATAGCAAGGATCCTAGCAGTGACATCCTTCAGTATCTTGAGACTTTTGTCCTTGAAAGTGGATTCACCAGAGTGTCTGTCGGTTCTCACTGCCTTAACAATCCTGATCCGATTTCTGAACACTCTGTCGTTTCTAATTTTGTGAAGGACACTTCAGGAAATTATGGTGCTTATCATATGGGTCACTTGCTTCTAGAGTATATTGCAAGTAAATGTGAGCATCGGTTGAGTCGTGATGCAGCCTTAAAAATTTTGGAGTTAGAAAAGCTCACCAGACATTGGGGTCTAGATCGGAAACCTGAATGTAGTCTTTTTCTCGCCGAGCTGTACTATGATCTCGAATCTAAAGGATCAGATATTCCTGAATCCTCATCATGCATGGTAGAAGTGACGTACCATCTCTCTAAGATAATTGAATCGGTTTCCCTTGATCTTGCCATCGAATCGACCCCTAATTCCTGGGAGAAAAGTTTTCCTGACTCCTCATCTAAGAGTTGTCAAGGTGATCAGACTGCTACGGAGGTGTTAGATTATAATAAAAGATCCTTCTGGGCTCGATATTTCTGGCTGAGTGCGCGGTTATCAATATTGGAGGGTAAAAAAACTAAAGCTCTTGAAGAATTTTTCAGGTGTTTAGCATTGTTGGACAAGGAAGGTATTGGAGAATCTCCTGTCGTAATTCAGATGCCCCACTGCAGAAGAATTCGAGAGCTGAACATTGATAGAATCATGCATGAAATAAATCTGCTTAAGATTGATGTCTTGCTGGAAAAGACCGTACCTGAGATGATGGAGAAAGAATTATATTCGGAGTGTGTTAATTTACTTGCATCACTTTTATTTCCAGATAAAGACATCTGGACTGCATCCTCTTTGAAAATAGAAGAAGGGATCTCCTCCACTGAGTTGTCAGCACTGGAAGTGTTAATAAAAGCATGCCAGAAGAGTAAGCCTATAGATGTAGAGGTTTATCTGAACTGCCATAGAAGAAAGTTGCAAGTACTCTTGGAATCAACTGGTACGGGGCAACCTGTTTTGACCTCATCTACAAATTTGAGTGAGAATTGGAATCACTCGGTGGCAGAGGAAATCAAGGGAATTCTTCTTTGTATCACTCAAGTGAAGAACTTTCTTGACCAGTTAGATAACTCT AATGACGTGGTTGCCCCAAGAGATTGTATAGCCGGTATACAATCTTTGCTTTTGACAGTCATGTCAAATATCGTGAGGCATTTTCTTTCGAAGAGATATTCAGATTCTCAAATTGCTGACGAGATTGAAGAAGAGCAGAAATCTTGCTTTCTCGATGCAGCTATTGGATTTTGTAAACTTCAACAGCTTGACTCTACCATATCTACGAAATACCAA GTTGAGTTGATCATATGTCTCCATGATTTGCTTGCTGAATATGGGCTCTGCTGCGCTGGTAAAAATTGTGCGGGAGAGGAAGGATCTTTTCTCAGATTTGCAATTAAGCATTTATTGGCTGTGGACATGAAAGTCAAATCCAGCATCAACTCCCCGGATGGCATTGGACATGATATGGGGAAACTATgcagaaatgaaataaaatcatTCGTCGCAGAAGTGCATGTAGAGAGAAACGAAAGCACAAAAACTGATTCTAAGAAGGATGATTCTGAAGGAAAGGTTATTGATAAGGAGAAAGAAGAgctagaagaagaaaataaaaagattccTGAACACACAGAAGTAGTTgctgaagaagaaaaagatgaactTGAGTTGCTAATCAATAACGCTTTAGATCAATGCTTTTTCTGTCTGTATGGTCTAAATCTTAGAGTCGATGGTTCGTACCAAGATGAGCTTGCTGCCCACGAAAACACTAGCCGGGGAGATTATCAGACCAAGGAACAATGTGTTGATGTTTTCCAGTACATACTACCGTATGCCAAGTCTTCTTCT AGGACTGGACTAGTTAAACTCCGCAGAGTCTTGAGAGCAATTAAAAAGCATTTTTCACAACCACCAGATGATCTTCTAGTTGGCAATGTGATAGATACATTCTTAGATGACCCTGCTTTATGCGAAGACAAACTCTCATGCGAGGCTGGTTCTGAAGGTTTCCTTGAAACCATAACTAAATGTATAATTCACAGCAAAACTCTCAGCGAGTACAAGGTGTCACTGCTCCACAG TTCCGAACCCTATTTGGATGTCTACCgcaatttatattatttcttgGCTCAGTCAGAGGAAGTTAGTGCTAGTGATAAATGGCCCGGCTTTGTTCTCACGAAGGAAGGAGAAGAGTTTGTACAGCAGAATGCAAATCTGTTCAAATATGATCTGCTCTATAATCCTCTGCGCTTTGAGAGTTGGGAAAAGCTTGGCAATATTTACGATGAG GAAGTAGATTTGTTGCTAAATGATGGGAGTAAGCACATAAATGTCGTAGGATGGAGGAAGAATGCTGCTCTTTCACAAAGAGTTGAaacaagcagaagaagaagcagacgTTGCCTGCTAATGAGTTTGGCGTTGGCAAATTCACCAGAACAGCAG TCTGAGATACATGAGCTGTTGGCGCTGGTATACTATGACAGCCTTCAGAGTGTTGTGCCGTCTTATGATCAGCGGTCCGTGCTACCGTCGAAGGATGCAACGTGGACAAAATTTTGTGAGAACTCAATGAAGCATTTCAAGAAAGCCTTTGCACATAG ACAAGATTGGTCACATGCATTCTACATGGGAAAactcagtgagaagcttgggcACCCGTATGAAATTTCGTTATCCTATTATGAGCAAGCCATGACATTGAACCCGTCTGCAGTAGATCCTGTGTATAGAATGCATGCTTCTCGTTTGAAGCTTCTTAATGCTTGTGGAAAACAGAACTTAGAGGCCTTAAAG GTCCTCGTCTCTTATTGCTTTGATGAATCTATAAAGGATACTGCTATGGCAATCATTGGTACAGCGACTTTTGGATCCTCTCGTCCACTTGAAGAAGGTCAAGATGGCAATTTGGAAACAAGTTATGCTAAAATTGGAGAGGGGTCAATTCAGATGGAAGGGGTATGGCATATGCTCTACAACGACAGCCTTTCTGCACTGGGAACCTGTGTAGAAGGAGATCTGAAACATTTTCATAAGGCGAGATACATGCTTGCCCAAGGGTTGTATAAAAGGGGTGGGAGCAGTGATTTGCAAAGAGCAAAAGAAGAACTatctttttgtttcaaatcatcGCGGTCAAGTTTTACAATCAATATGTGGGAGATTGATGGCATGGTTAAAAAGGGAAG GCGAAAAACTCCAGGATTGGCTGGGAACAAGAAGGCTCTTGAAGTTAACCTGCCAGAAAGTTCACGGAAATTCATTACTTGCATCCGCAAATACTTACTGTTCTATTTGAGACTATTGGAGGAAACTGGAGACGTCAACACACTAGAACGAGCCTTTAATTCTCTTCGATCAGATAAGAGG TTTGCTCTATGCGTTGAAGACCTTGTGCCAGTTGCAATAGGAAGATACATAAATGCGCTGGTTGCCTCGATGAGTCAGGTTGAGTCTGGAGGAGCGAAAATCACTCCTGATAGTCAGCTAGAGAAAATAT CCCTTTTTATAGAACAAGGAAGCATATGGCCAGACATACGCAATTTCCCTGAAACAAAAGATCCAGAAACCTCAGAGAGGATCTTATACAG ATTTTTACATCAATACATCGTATCTCTTGAACTAGACAACAAGGTTGAGACCCTGGAAACCATAAATGAGAAGATTAGAAAGCGTTTCAAGAATCCAAAGTTGTCTAATAGCTTTTCAGCTAAAGTTGGCAGACATGCTTCTCTTGCTTGGTGTCGAGCTCTGATAATAAGCTTGGCATCAATAACCCCCTTGCACCAGGTGTCCTCAGCAGCAAGTCAAGCAATAAATCCATCATCATCTGATTTTCTGGAAAACAGACGGGTGCTCTGTGTTGATCTCCAGTCAGGATTCTGGAATTCTTCATTCGAGAATCCCTCAGAATCCCAAATGCTCGAGGCAAAATGGGGACCTGTTCTGTCCAAGATCAAGAACGTACTCATTGCCAATAAAGTCTCGGAGGAGAATCTGGAGATAGCTAATTCTTTGCTTAAAAGTTGTTACAGTTACTTCCGTGAAACTGCTTCAGTGACACTTCCTTCTGAAATCAGCCTCTATTTCGCACTACCTCGGCTAGCGACAGCGGGAAAACTTCTTCCAGGCACCGAAGGAGTTGAAGTCATTGATGTAAGCATCCCAAGGAAGCTTCTTTTGTGGGCTTACACGCTGTTTCATGGACATTGTGGAAGCATCTCTCAGGTCGTGAAATATATGGAAGAAAATACCAAG CCAAAAATGAAGAGAGGAGCGACAACTTCATCAGTGGTTCCTTCGGTTCAATCAG